In Yarrowia lipolytica chromosome 1F, complete sequence, a genomic segment contains:
- a CDS encoding uncharacterized protein (Compare to YALI0F18018g, no similarity): MGMYRLSCNKVRTCIYIIHARFFFEHHHYTTHHTQDIMSDDLQEYLDQLETVQTELLDDPENADLATLRDELLELIQLLQDDTNADDDQKEEACGDEKDVVEGEDGNEKGAKDSATGGSAPVKPTLAVPPPPASVPKSPAPPKPVCAPKPPPRSASSASPTPPPSAPPAESRASDRPALQSQNALAPKKKKSKWEKQEEALDATKNKWQKFSQKANAGRASMFQSPSDASGRGEYYI, encoded by the coding sequence ATGGGTATGTATCGTCTATCGTGTAACAAAGTTCGAACATGCATATACATTATCCACGCcagatttttttttgaacaTCACCACTACACAACACATCACACTCAGGACATCATGTCTGACGATCTCCAAGAGTACCTAGATCAGCTGGAAACAGTGCAAACCGAACTTCTGGATGACCCAGAAAACGCCGACCTGGCAACCCTGAGGGATGAGTTGCTCGAGCTAATTCAGCTGTTACAAGATGATACTAATGCAGATGATGATcaaaaggaggaggcctGTGGTGACGAAAAGGATGTGGTGGAGGGTGAGGACGGCAACGAGAAGGGAGCAAAAGATTCTGCTACAGGTGGAAGTGCACCTGTCAAGCCCACTTTGGCTGTCCCTCCGCCCCCAGCAAGTGTTCCCAAAtcaccagctcctcctAAACCAGTGTGCGCTCCAAAGCCGCCTCCAAGAAGCGCATCCAGTGCATCGCCGACTCCCCCTCCctcagctccaccagctgaGTCACGTGCAAGCGACCGACCTGCTCTGCAGTCTCAGAACGCTCTGGctcccaagaagaaaaagagcaagtgggagaagcaggaggaggcacTAGATGCCACGAAGAACAAGTGGCAAAAGTTCAGCCAAAAGGCCAATGCGGGACGGGCCAGTATGTTTCAGAGTCCGTCTGACGCATCCGGTAGAGGTGAGTATTACATTTGA
- a CDS encoding uncharacterized protein (Compare to YALI0F18040g, weakly similar to uniprot|P87122 Schizosaccharomyces pombe CaCA sodium/calcium exchanger): MAQIRGKLRKALVSLAALSVFVLCVLAIPRSHSISGANRLLNKRDVLPEDECSNVRHIPRADQCEFVKLHCSEDENTFIDYMQVYYCSPYGQRPFLLIMLLLWLLTLFMTLGIAASDFLCPNLGTISSLLGMSESLAGVTFLAFGNGSPDLFSTYSSMKIGSGSLAIGELIGAASFISAVVVGAMALARPFKVARKSFVRDIGFFTAAVLCTMAFISDGKLRRSECILMLIIYMIYVATVVSWHYHYTKKRQAYLSEIRAREFFLDAGQEANVIEDEEVGESSNSVLQDGFDREGFLSLTNSDDASRTSRSPVKSPQTPTANNLSPHPNPHAPHGRSLSPHGRLPDRGRSPLAVERLRTEHAQSRSYSPLDNRSSPIITPVHSHPSSHSHRNVPRIVTHNLDLDEDEEEDRYTGLTSSMRLPTPLHTTHRVHDSAPIRPSLYGALDFRDRINNLNDGEDHHAHNHSDLIHSPLTRRLDTELSPVPSSIEPMWSNVKEVTESAWVVALFPTLTDFWSKSFMGMVSSVITALPVFLLSITIPVVESVVEEPQVPNASEPVSAYSDDASFVSNNTATTNPLLAAESENKVLYNMARRNKILVIVQAMLAPPVINILMLDEVPGVWGTIFCIICSMTLMWLAATNYDRMVQSGQYRFLAFFGFLTSIAWVSHIADVVVGVLKALGAILGISDPVLGLTVFAFGNSLGDLIANTTIAKMGFPMMALSACFGGPLLNVLVGVGVSGLIVTSSPGNAVKNGSYHIEISGTLIISAATLFLTLVITMVMVPLARWHMTKTIGVTIISIWTISTIVNVIFI, encoded by the coding sequence ATGGCGCAAATACGAGGCAAGTTGCGGAAGGCACTGGTGTCTCTGGCAGCCCTGTCTGTCTTTGTGCTCTGTGTTCTGGCCATTCCTCGATCCCATTCCATCTCGGGCGCCAACAGACTGCTTAACAAAAGAGACGTTCTCCCGGAAGATGAATGCTCCAACGTGCGACACATTCCACGAGCTGACCAGTGCGAGTTCGTCAAGCTGCACTGCTCAGAAGACGAAAACACCTTCATCGATTACATGCAGGTCTACTACTGCTCGCCTTATGGACAACGACCCTTCCTGCTGATCATGCTGCTTCTGTGGCTGCTGACATTGTTTATGACACTCGGAATCGCCGCCAGCGACTTTCTGTGTCCCAATTTGGGCACCATCTCCTCACTGCTGGGCATGAGCGAGTCGTTGGCGGGAGTCACATTCCTGGCCTTTGGAAACGGATCCCCTGACTTATTCTCTACCTACTCGTCCATGAAGATTGGATCAGGTTCGCTTGCCATCGGAGAACTCATTGGTGCTGCCAGTTTCATCAGCGCTGTTGTCGTGGGAGCCATGGCACTTGCCCGGCCGTTCAAGGTCGCTCGAAAGTCGTTTGTTCGAGACATTGGCTTCTTTACTGCCGCTGTGCTGTGCACTATGGCGTTTATTTCGGATGGAAAACTACGTCGGTCCGAATGCATTCTCATGCTCATCATCTACATGATCTACGTCGCCACTGTTGTTTCCTGGCATTATCACTACACCAAGAAGCGCCAGGCATACCTTTCTGAGATTCGAGCGCGAGAGTTCTTTCTTGATGCTGGACAAGAGGCTAATGTGattgaagatgaagaggtTGGAGAATCTTCAAACTCGGTTCTGCAAGACGGTTTCGATAGAGAGGGATTCTTGTCTCTGACAAACTCAGACGACGCTTCCAGAACCTCCAGATCTCCCGTCAAGAGTCCCCAGACACCTACAGCAAATAACCTATCGCCCCACCCTAATCCCCATGCTCCTCATGGACGTTCTTTGTCTCCCCACGGTCGTCTGCCTGATCGTGGACGGTCCCCTCTGGCCGTGGAACGTCTTAGAACCGAGCACGCCCAGTCTAGAAGCTATTCACCTTTGGATAACAGATCCAGCCCTATTATCACCCCTGTCCACTCTCATCCTTCTTCCCACAGTCATCGAAACGTGCCCCGTATCGTTACTCATAATTTGGATCTcgatgaggacgaggaagaagacagaTATACGGGACTAACGTCCTCTATGCGTCTGCCTACTCCCCTGCACACAACCCATCGAGTTCACGATTCTGCGCCTATCAGACCGTCTCTGTATGGTGCCCTCGACTTTAGAGACCGAATCAACAATCTTAATGACGGTGAGGATCATCATGCTCACAACCATTCAGATTTGATTCACTCACCTCTGACTCGTCGATTAGACACTGAACTCTCACCCGTTCCCTCCTCCATCGAACCCATGTGGTCCaacgtcaaggaggtgacTGAGAGTGCTTGGGTCGTGGCTCTGTTCCCTACCCTGACTGATTTCTGGTCCAAGTCGTTCATGGGAATGGTGTCCAGTGTCATCACGGCTCTCCCTGTCTTCCTCCTATCCATCACTATCCCAGTTGTGGAGTCTGTGGTTGAAGAGCCTCAGGTTCCCAATGCTTCCGAGCCCGTGTCTGCTTATTCTGATGATGCTTCGTTTGTGTCCAATAACACTGCTACAACGAACCCTTTGTTGGCTGCTGAGAGCGAAAACAAGGTACTTTATAATATGGCTCGACGAAACAAGATTCTTGTGATTGTGCAGGCCATGCTGGCTCCTCCCGTCATCAACATTCTCATGCTAGATGAGGTCCCCGGAGTATGGGGAACTATTTTCTGCATTATCTGTTCCATGACGCTAATGTGGCTGGCAGCCACTAACTACGACAGAATGGTGCAGTCTGGCCAGTACCGCTTCCTCGCGTTCTTCGGCTTCCTGACTTCCATTGCGTGGGTGTCTCATATCGCGGAtgttgtggttggtgtTCTCAAGGCTTTGGGTGCCATTCTGGGCATTTCTGACCCCGTTCTGGGTCTCACTGTGTTTGCCTTTGGTAACTCACTGGGAGATCTGATtgccaacaccaccattgCCAAGATGGGATTCCCAATGATGGCTCTCTCTGCTTGCTTCGGTGGCCCTCTTCTAAACGTTCTTGTGGGAGTCGGAGTGTCTGGTCTCATTGTTACCAGCTCTCCTGGTAATGCAGTCAAAAACGGCAGCTACCACATTGAGATCAGCGGGACTCTTATTATTTCTGCTGCCACGCTGTTTCTGACGCTGGTCATCACCATGGTGATGGTTCCCTTGGCTCGATGGCACATGACCAAGACAATTGGAGTGACCATCATCAGTATCTGGACCATTTCCACAATTGTCAACGTCATCTTCATTTAA
- a CDS encoding uncharacterized protein (Compare to YALI0F17996g, similar to uniprot|P32568 Saccharomyces cerevisiae YDR011w SNQ2 multidrug resistance protein): protein MDNGPIDPNRDVEQEHPVQVDHTEKHESSSSGAPLTQMSETSEDNTYTATPVPLTDVENMDPDSRDVNDLQRVLSNPESLHKLQSYTEQISRRMTQDERESLKNNEDTFDLARILDGFVQKSHEQGVHMRSAGVGWRNLTTDGIDQSTVFVPSVDELLRALATLPVQIAKAFKKKQTRHIIQNNNGVLKAGEMCLVLGRPGSGCSTFLKTITGQVGGYTGVEGDISYDGLSQKDMLEYFKSDIIYNGELDVHFPHLTVEETLNFAVGCRTPRQRLDGLTRDQYIKNYVQLLATVFGLRHTYNTKVGNDFVRGVSGGERKRVSIAEALATRASIFAWDNATRGLDASTALEYSQAIRATTNILNNASFVAIYQAGEHIYNLFDKVTVLYSGRQIYYGPADHAKDYFQRMGYECPPRQTTAEFLTAVTDPLGREPYPEMVGKVPTTADEFEKYWLASPEFRVVQAEYDDYVGSHNAEETFQNMQDSLSKDKMKRQRKKSPYLISFAMQMRLLTQRGFERLKGDMAYQTINVCANIIQALVIGSLFYNITESTAGAFSRGGVLFFTLLFNALASMAEISHSFSQRPIIVKQKSYSFYHPAGEALQALLTDIPGKLVTMICFTLIVYFLTHLNRTAGQFFAHLFILFVTTQCMTAFFQVLASATPSVEVANSLAGIGILIIVVYSGYMIPTPTMHVWFKWLNRANPVAYGFEALMANEFHNRVMTCEQIVPAGPDYSGMPESNKVCSFSGSTPGSLVVTGDNYIKNSYNYSFSHMWRNLGILFAFWMGFVFFNVTFSEYIQYHSSSGDVLLFKRGHIPEELQKEGADIDEVIADKAQADDSEKKMDRLLSLDEERDVFTWQNVDYVIPIAGGTRKLLDNVQGYVKPGTITALMGESGAGKTTLLNVLSQRINFGVITGDMLVNGRPLDRTFQRRTGYVQQQDLHLAESTVRESLIFSARLRQPSFVPDQEKIDYCDKIIKLLGMEAYAESLVGETGRGLNVEQRKKLSIGVELVAKPSLLLFLDEPTSGLDSQSAWAIVQFLKNLAAAGQAILCTIHQPSATLFEEFDRLLLLKKGGQTVYFGDIGKNSNTLVSYFERQGGRKCAPDENPAEYILECIGAGATATADGDWHDKWKNSEEYRQTTDEIAKLQQELAQRPQKELDPSLQRKYAAPYMTQLRWVLRRTQIQFWRSPGYIMAKFMLLIVGGLFIGFSFWDIKFTLSGMQNAIFAVFMITTLSVPLINQIQSFAFQSRELFEVRESSSNTFHWSCLLFSQFISELPYALIGGTIFYCCVYFPTKLGTSARVAGYFYFIYAILFNLYYLSFGLWILYFSPDVPSASIITSLMFSFVIAFCGVMQPASLMPGFWTFMYKLSPFTYIIQAYVGDVMHDRKITCLPREFSRFNPPSGQTCQEYAGKFLSQATGYLEDPNATTQCGYCPYSVADEFIATVGIKYHYRWRNVGFICAYIIFNICAMVLCYYLARVRVWRTGAAIADWKAKRANKKKAASSEKA from the coding sequence ATGGACAACGGCCCTATCGATCCCAATCGGGACGTGGAGCAAGAACACCCGGTGCAAGTCGACCACACCGAGAAGCACGAatcttcctcctccggAGCTCCTCTAACGCAGATGTCGGAAACCTCGGAAGATAACACTTACACGGCGACCCCGGTGCCTCTCACCGATGTCGAGAACATGGACCCCGATTCCCGGGACGTGAACGATCTGCAGCGGGTGCTGTCCAACCCCGAGTCGCTGCACAAGCTGCAGTCATACACAGAGCAGATTTCTCGTCGAATGACCCAAGATGAGCGAGAGTCTCTCAAGAACAACGAAGACACCTTTGACCTGGCCCGAATTCTCGACGGCTTTGTGCAAAAGTCCCACGAGCAAGGCGTGCACATGCGTTCTGCAGGCGTGGGCTGGAGAAACCTGACCACCGACGGTATCGACCAGTCCACCGTCTTTGTTCCTTCGgtcgacgagctgctgcgaGCCCTGGCCACCCTGCCAGTCCAAATCGCTAAGGCtttcaagaagaagcagactCGACACATTATCCAGAACAACAACGGAGTGCTCAAGGCCGGAGAGATGTGCCTGGTGCTCGGCCGACCTGGATCTGGATGCTCCACCTTCCTCAAGACCATTACCGGACAGGTCGGAGGCTACACTGGCGTGGAGGGAGACATTTCATACGACGGTCTCAGCCAGAAGGACATGCTGGAGTACTTTAAGTCGGACATTATCTACAATGGAGAGCTGGACGTGCATTTCCCCCATCTCACCGTCGAAGAGACTCTTAACTTTGCTGTCGGATGCCGAACCCCACGACAGCGTCTGGACGGACTCACTCGAGACCAGTACATCAAAAACTACgtccagctgctggcaaCCGTCTTCGGTCTGCGTCACACCTACAACACCAAGGTTGGAAACGATTTCGTTCGAGGtgtgtctggaggagagcgAAAGCGAGTCTCTATTGCAGAGGCCCTGGCTACCCGAGCTTCCATTTTTGCTTGGGATAACGCTACTCGAGGTCTCGATGCCTCCACTGCTCTGGAATACTCTCAGGCCATCCGAGCCACCACTAACATTCTCAACAATGCGTCGTTTGTTGCCATCTACCAGGCCGGAGAGCACATCTACAACCTCTTTGACAAGGTCACTGTGCTCTACTCTGGTCGACAGATTTACTACGGACCCGCCGATCACGCCAAGGACTACTTCCAGCGAATGGGTTACGAGTGCCCTCCTCGACAGACTACCGCCGAGTTCCTCACAGCTGTTACCGACCCCCTTGGCCGAGAGCCCTACCCTGAGATGGTCGGCAAGGTGCCCACCACCGCTGACGAGTTCGAGAAGTACTGGCTGGCCTCCCCCGAGTTCCGAGTGGTCCAAGCCGAGTACGACGACTATGTGGGTTCCCATAACGCCGAGGAGACATTCCAGAACATGCAGGACTCGCTGTCCAAGGATAAGATGAAGCGACAGCGAAAGAAGTCGCCCTACCTCATCTCCTTTGCCATGCAGATGCGACTCCTCACCCAGCGAGGTTTCGAGCGTCTCAAGGGAGACATGGCCTACCAGACCATCAACGTGTGTGCCAACATCATCCAGGCCCTCGTCATTGGTTCGCTTTTCTACAACATTACTGAGTCCACCGCTGGAGCATTCTCTCGAGGTGGTGTTCTTTTCTTTACTCTTCTGTTTAATGCTCTCGCCTCTATGGCCGAGATTTcccactccttctcccaGCGACCTATTATTGTGAAGCAAAAAAGTTACTCGTTCTACCACCCTGCCGGCGAGGCCCTCCAGGCCCTGCTGACCGATATCCCCGGTAAGCTTGTTACCATGATCTGTTTCACCCTCATTGTTTATTTCTTGACCCACCTGAACCGAACGGCCGGCCAGTTCTTTGCCCATCTGTTCATTTTGTTCGTCACAACCCAGTGTATGACGGCCTTTTTCCAAGTGCTGGCCTCTGCCACTCCTTCCGTTGAAGTTGCCAATTCGCTGGCTGGTATTGGTATTCTGATTATCGTCGTCTACTCTGGTTATATGATCCCCACCCCTACCATGCATGTGTGGTTCAAGTGGCTGAACCGAGCCAACCCTGTGGCTTACGGTTTCGAGGCCCTGATGGCCAACGAGTTTCACAACCGAGTCATGACCTGTGAGCAGATTGTGCCCGCTGGTCCAGACTACTCCGGCATGCCCGAATCCAACAAGgtctgctccttctctgGTTCCACACCCGGTTCTCTGGTCGTCACTGGTGACAACTACATCAAGAACTCGTACAACTACTCTTTCTCGCACATGTGGAGAAACCTGGGTATTCTGTTTGCTTTCTGGATGGGCTTCGTTTTCTTCAACGTCACCTTCTCCGAGTACATCCAATACCACTCCTCTTCTGGTGACGTTCTGCTGTTTAAGCGAGGCCATATTCccgaggagctgcagaaggagGGTGCTGATATTGACGAGGTGATTGCTGACAAGGCCCAGGCTGACGAttccgagaagaagatggaccGCCTCCTCTCCCTCGATGAAGAGCGAGACGTCTTCACCTGGCAAAATGTCGACTATGTCATTCCTATTGCTGGCGGTACTCGAAAGCTGCTAGATAACGTGCAGGGTTACGTCAAGCCCGGTACTATCACTGCTCTTATGGGAGAGTCTGGTGCTGGTAAGACCACTCTACTCAACGTTCTGTCTCAGCGAATCAACTTTGGTGTCATCACTGGTGACATGCTTGTCAACGGCCGACCTCTGGATCGAACTTTCCAGCGACGAACCGGTTatgtccagcagcaggatCTGCATCTTGCTGAGTCCACTGTTCGTGAATCTCTGATTTTCTCTGCCCGTCTTCGACAGCCCTCTTTTGTCCCCGACcaggagaagattgacTACTGtgacaagatcatcaagctgcttgGTATGGAAGCTTACGCAGAGTCTCTTGTTGGAGAGACTGGTCGAGGTCTCAACGTGGAGCAACGAAAGAAGCTGTCTATCGGTGTCGAGCTTGTCGCCAAGCCTTCTttgctgctgttcttgGATGAGCCTACTTCTGGTCTTGACTCTCAGTCTGCTTGGGCTATTGTCCAGTTCCTCAAGAaccttgctgctgccggCCAGGCCATTCTGTGTACCATCCATCAGCCTTCTGCTACTCTGTTTGAGGAGTTTGACcgtcttctgcttctgaaGAAGGGTGGCCAGACCGTCTACTTCGGTGATATTGGTAAGAACTCCAACACCCTGGTCTCTTACTTTGAGCGACAGGGTGGTCGAAAGTGTGCTCCCGATGAGAACCCTGCCGAATACATTCTCGAGTGTATCGGTGCCGGTGCTACTGCTACTGCCGATGGAGACTGGCACGATAAGTGGAAGAACTCTGAGGAGTACCGACAGACCACCGATGAGATTGCCAAGCTCCAACAGGAGCTTGCTCAGCGACCCCAGAAGGAACTGGACCCCTCTCTTCAGCGAAAGTACGCTGCTCCTTACATGACTCAGCTGCGATGGGTTCTTCGACGAACCCAGATTCAGTTCTGGCGGTCTCCCGGCTACATTATGGCCAAGTTCATGCTTCTTATCGTTGGTGGTCTCTTCATTGGTTTCTCTTTCTGGGACATCAAGTTCACCCTGTCTGGAATGCAGAATGCCATTTTCGCTGTCTTCATGATCACCACTCTGTCTGTGCCTCTTATCAACCAGATCCAGTCGTTTGCCTTCCAGTCCCGAGAGTTGTTTGAGGTTCGAGAGTCGTCATCCAACACCTTCCACTGGTCTTGTCTGCTCTTCTCTCAGTTCATTTCTGAGCTGCCTTACGCTCTGATTGGTGGAACCATCTTTTACTGCTGTGTCTACTTCCCCACCAAGCTAGGTACTTCTGCTCGAGTGGCCGGATACTTCTACTTCATCTACGCCATTCTGTTCAACCTGTACTACCTGTCCTTCGGTCTGTGGATTCTCTACTTTTCGCCTGATGTGCCCTCGGCTTCCATCATTACCTCGCTCATGTTCTCCTTCGTCATTGCCTTCTGTGGTGTTATGCAACCCGCTTCTCTCATGCCTGGTTTCTGGACCTTCATGTACAAGCTGTCTCCCTTCACCTACATTATTCAGGCCtatgttggagatgttaTGCATGACCGAAAGATTACCTGTCTGCCCCGAGAGTTCTCTCGATTCAACCCTCCCAGTGGGCAGACTTGTCAGGAGTATGCTGGTAAGTTCCTGAGCCAGGCCACCGGCTACCTTGAGGACCCCAACGCCACTACCCAGTGTGGTTACTGCCCTTACTCTGTGGCTGACGAGTTCATTGCCACTGTGGGCATCAAGTACCACTACCGATGGCGAAACGTTGGTTTCATCTGCGCCTacatcatcttcaacatCTGTGCCATGGTTCTTTGCTACTACCTGGCCCGTGTTCGAGTGTGGCGAACTGGTGCTGCCATTGCTGACTGGAAGGCTAAGCGagccaacaagaagaaggctgctTCCAGCGAGAAGGCCTAG
- a CDS encoding uncharacterized protein (Compare to YALI0F17908g, some similarities with uniprot|Q01448 Saccharomyces cerevisiae YBR215w HPC2 cell cycle regulatory protein), producing the protein MSAPPSGHARSPGMSIMSLLSDDNNSTNQTPGSPLAYQQSPPQHPHPHQQPGPPPQYATTFSYSQIQPRQGDYPLQQQQQQQQQHYPPPQQQQQTYQTQYQQPPSQVSPPVQAQQPPQPAAPAPPSKTASSPATPATPATPAAAPTTAGGKKAGKAASTAATAAAKPTATTAAGKRKKADDPAAPKKGKKKQKKDDQTQQSVGSIPIVTGSDDKVTARPKENIPPPPSVPMSPGKKQAQGLDAIGQNKDASRGSKPEVTLRLRIRLAGGNVKVKPSQSVLKKADKSAALPEPKQYVIDNEEYDFYSTPDKANDWTASADDTTVLNFTRLAEDKYGYDHVHPNQALDLVDDDGEVEDDDEEEEDKDKEKEEKEMKRRQRVEGKYDLNDPFIDDTETAWEEQQASTQDGFFVYSGPLIEEAPKPVETKKPAKKPGPKKKTLAAKETESKKKTTPLASATTSSTTSTTASATTTTTPATVEKKA; encoded by the coding sequence ATGTCGGCCCCTCCCTCAGGCCATGCCCGCTCTCCAGGCATGTCCATCATGTCGCTGCTGTCAGATGATaacaactccaccaaccagACACCAGGAAGCCCATTAGCATACCAGCAATCGCCTCCCCAACATCCACATCCGCATCAGCAGCCGGGCCCTCCGCCCCAGTATGCCACCACCTTTAGCTACTCGCAGATTCAGCCCAGACAGGGCGACTACCCacttcagcagcagcagcagcaacagcagcagcactATCCGCCTccacaacagcagcagcaaacaTATCAGACCCAATACCAACAACCGCCATCGCAAGTGTCTCCTCCCGTCCAGGCGCAGCAACCACCTCAGCCTGCGGCTCCTGCCCCTCCGTCCAAAACAGCTTCTAGTCCGGCTACCCCTGCTACACCTGCCACACCGGCAGCGGCACCAACTACGGCGGGGGGGAAGAAGGCGGGCAAGGCGGCATCCacagcagcgacagcagcgGCAAAACCGACAGCTACCACGGCAGCAGGGAAACGGAAGAAGGCTGACGACCCAGCAGCGCCAAAGaagggaaagaagaagcaaaagAAGGATGATCAGACACAGCAGTCGGTGGGATCCATTCCTATTGTCACTGGCTCCGACGACAAGGTGACGGCAAGGCCCAAGGAAAAtattcctcctcctccttcagtGCCCATGTCGCCAGGCAAGAAACAGGCCCAGGGACTGGATGCCATTGGGCAGAACAAGGACGCCAGTCGAGGCTCCAAGCCGGAGGTGACTCTGCGACTCCGAATCCGTCTGGCTGGAGGAAACGTCAAGGTCAAACCCTCACAGTCTgttctcaagaaggccgacaAGTCTGCTGCGTTGCCTGAACCCAAACAGTACGTGATTGATAACGAGGAGTACGACTTTTACTCCACTCCAGACAAGGCCAATGACTGGACCGCATCAGCTGATGATACCACTGTGCTCAACTTCACCCGATTGGCTGAGGACAAGTACGGATACGATCATGTGCACCCCAACCAGGCTCTTGATCTCGTGGACGACGAtggagaggtggaggacgacgacgaagaggaagaggacaaggacaaggaaaaggaagagaaggaaatgAAACGGCGACAGCGAGTGGAGGGTAAATACGATCTTAACGATCCCTTCATTGACGACACAGAGACTGCATGGGAAGAACAACAAGCATCAACTCAAGACGGCTTCTTCGTGTACTCCGGGCCACTAATTGAAGAAGCTCCCAAGCCGgtggagaccaagaagcctgccaagaagcctggtcccaaaaagaagactCTGGCGGCAAAGGAAACTGAATCCAAGAAGAAAACCACCCCTCTCGCCTCAGCTACTACATCATCcacaacctcaacaacagcTAGCGCTACAACCACTACCACCCCAGCAACAGTTGAGAAGAAAGCATAA
- a CDS encoding uncharacterized protein (Compare to YALI0F17974g, similar to uniprot|Q01532 Saccharomyces cerevisiae YNL239w Cysteine proteinase 1 (EC 3.4.22.40) (Y3) (Bleomycin hydrolase) (BLM hydrolase), similar to Saccharomyces cerevisiae LAP3 (YNL239W); ancestral locus Anc_2.5): MRSIYRARAPSKTTPLLAQHLTSSRRYSTMSPNPVNTASLDAWKTQAFKSDKNRLAQAAISRGNFQDMIIDRSALNKNIGVFNTQIQLEGTPITYQRSSGRCWIFASLNVLRIALQQKLKIPSFQFSQTYLFFYDKLEKSNWFLDNVIDTADEELDSRLVQELLKEPVNDGGQFDMIINLVEKYGLVPLDVFPDSWNSENSRNMCYLITEKLREYALTLRELVKAGKKDEALAMKADFLQEIHTILCITLGTPPAVDEKFTWDFQTRDKVSDDKELEISAKKVETLQLTPKELYELIGIDFKKYFSLINDPRNEYNKRYTVDRLNNVAGGAKAHVDYVNTDISELKKAAIKAIQNNEAVFFGSDVGKFGDRKSGVLDTQAWDYNLGFNTSMKLNKKQRLQTGSSMMTHAMAITAVHLDESGKPVRWRIENSWGKDNGKDGYYQMSDAWFDEYVFQVVTTDKYVEPEVLEILKQEPKVLPLWDPMGALARL; this comes from the coding sequence ATGAGAAGTATATATAGAGCCAGAGCCCCGTCCAAGACAACCCCACTTCTAGCCCAACACCTTACCTCCTCCCGCCGGTACTCCACAATGTCGCCCAACCCCGTCAACACCGCCTCTCTCGATGCCTGGAAGACCCAGGCCTTCAAGTCGGACAAGAACCGACTCGCGCAGGCCGCCATCTCGCGAGGTAACTTCCAGGACATGATCATTGACCGGTCCgccctcaacaagaacattgGCGTCTTCAACACCCAGATCCAGCTCGAGGGCACCCCCATCACGTACCAGCGGTCCTCGGGCCGATGCTGGATCTTCGCCTCGCTCAATGTGCTGCGGATCGCCCTGCAGCAAAAGCTCAAGATCCCCTCGTTCCAGTTCTCCCAGACCTATCTCTTCTTCTacgacaagctggagaagtccAACTGGTTCCTGGATAATGTCATTGACACcgccgacgaggagctcgacTCGCGGCTCGTgcaggagctgctcaaggagcccGTCAACGACGGAGGCCAGTTTGATATGATCATCAACCTAGTGGAGAAGTACGGCCTCGTGCCTCTCGACGTGTTCCCCGACTCGTGGAACTCGGAGAACTCCCGAAACATGTGCTACCTCATCACCGAGAAGCTGCGAGAGTACGCTCTGACCCTGCGtgagctggtcaaggctggcaagaaggacgaggcTCTTGCAATGAAGGCCGACTTCCTCCAGGAGATCCACACCATTCTGTGCATCACTCTGGGCACTCCTCCTGCCGTGGACGAGAAGTTCACCTGGGACTTCCAGACCCGAGACAAGGTGTCTGatgacaaggagctcgagatctccgccaagaaggtggagaCTCTGCAGCTGACCCCCAAGGAGCTTTACGAGCTCATTGGAATCGACTTCAAGAAGTACTTTTCTCTCATCAACGACCCCCGAAACGAGTACAACAAGCGATACACCGTTGACCGACTCAACAAtgttgctggtggagcGAAGGCCCACGTTGACTACGTCAACACGGATATttccgagctcaagaaggccgccATTAAGGCCATCCAGAACAACGAGGCTGTTTTCTTCGGTTCTGACGTTGGCAAGTTTGGAGACCGAAAGTCCGGTGTGCTCGACACTCAGGCCTGGGACTACAACCTGGGTTTCAACACCAGCATGAAACTGAACAAGAAGCAGCGCCTCCAGACAGGTTCTTCCATGATGACCCACGCAATGGCCATCACTGCCGTTCATCTTGATGAGAGCGGAAAGCCCGTTCGATGGCGAATTGAAAACTCTTGGGGTAAGGACAACGGTAAGGACGGCTATTACCAGATGTCCGATGCTTGGTTCGATGAGTATGTCTTCCAGGTGGTCACCACCGACAAGTACGTTGAGCCCGAGGTTCTTgagattctcaagcaggagcCCAAGGTTCTGCCTCTGTGGGATCCCATGGGAGCTCTCGCCCGACTCTAA